Proteins from one Mycobacterium adipatum genomic window:
- a CDS encoding Tn3 family transposase — protein sequence MTDEGGYGRFGALSRQELERYCYLDDEDRRLIAARRRDYNRLGFAVQVVTVRHLGMFLADPLDVPPALIEYLAEQLEISDPSMVKRYTDREKTKLEHAWEIQQVYGLKPFGEMESELTSWIVDQAWMTGDGPKAIFGDAVTWLRKRQALLPGITTLERLIGDGRNAADARLWRQLGEQLTSESASALLRLLEVPAEGGQKVSELERLRKGVFKASSKGMLAALRRVVDLQAVGVDSIDVRAIPPRRLTGLATYGLASKAAALRRLPTREQRLAVLAATVVVLSARAVDDVLETFDMLMTTKLLSKAERESREEKLRRYPRVSRNAGKLAAAVKVLLEMVEVNQDVGLGVVLDMIEKTVTRAELRHAVQAVDELVPADDAELDGQRLIELAGKFATVRPFLSMLMDTIEFGATSDGAAVLAAMKTLAELLTSRSSGKIPANLLDARKVDHDLIVGAWKRLIYTPGRPEGTVDRNSYTICVLEQFHRHLKHRSIFAVRSSRWRDPRAHLLAGEAWEAARDAGMNALGLPAAPTQLLTDHATALETAYRELAARLGEDTPASIDADGKLHVAALDAKAEPASLVDLRRRVEAMIPRVDLPELVTEVMSWHPGFTEAFTHTSGNEARVADLGLSVAAVLCSYAMNVGFKPVTTPGVDALTRDRLLHVDQCYVRAETIEAANAVLVDAQADIPLAQAWGGGLVASVDGMRFVVPVRTHNARPNPKYFGRKLGITWLNMLNDQSAGLAGKVLRGTPRDSLHTIDVIVSQHGGRIPEVIITDTGSYSDIVFGLLHLIGRQYRPQLANLPDQRLWRIDARADYGPLDKAARGVIDTAKIAAHWEDMCRIAVSIHSGEVSAHEVTRMISRDGQPTALGQAIAHFGRIFKTLHILRLADDEPYRREGKAQSNLVEGRHDLARTIYHGRKGEMTRAYYEGMEDQLSALGLVLNCVVVWNTVYENRALAALRAGGYPVLDTDVERLSAFVRAHIGIDGHYSFHLPDPSGVHRPLRDPDADDDE from the coding sequence GTGACTGATGAGGGCGGCTATGGCCGGTTCGGTGCGTTGTCTCGGCAGGAGCTGGAGCGTTACTGCTACTTGGATGACGAGGACCGGCGGCTGATCGCTGCGCGGCGGCGCGACTACAACCGTCTGGGGTTCGCGGTGCAGGTGGTGACGGTGCGTCACCTGGGAATGTTCCTGGCTGATCCGCTGGATGTCCCGCCCGCGTTGATCGAGTATCTGGCCGAGCAGTTGGAGATCTCCGATCCGTCGATGGTGAAGCGGTACACCGATCGGGAGAAGACCAAGCTCGAACACGCCTGGGAAATCCAGCAGGTGTACGGACTCAAGCCGTTCGGCGAGATGGAGTCGGAGCTCACGTCGTGGATCGTCGACCAGGCGTGGATGACCGGCGACGGACCGAAGGCGATCTTCGGCGACGCAGTGACATGGCTGCGGAAGCGTCAGGCGCTGCTGCCGGGGATCACCACGTTGGAGCGGCTGATCGGCGACGGCCGCAACGCGGCGGACGCCCGGTTGTGGCGCCAGCTCGGCGAGCAGCTGACCTCGGAGTCCGCGTCTGCCTTGTTGCGGCTGCTGGAGGTTCCTGCGGAGGGCGGGCAGAAGGTCAGCGAGCTGGAGCGGCTGCGCAAGGGCGTGTTCAAGGCGTCGTCGAAGGGGATGCTCGCGGCGCTGCGCAGGGTTGTCGACCTGCAAGCGGTCGGGGTGGACAGCATCGACGTGAGGGCGATCCCGCCGCGTCGGTTGACGGGGTTGGCGACCTACGGGTTGGCGAGCAAGGCCGCCGCGCTGCGGCGGCTGCCCACGCGTGAGCAGCGCTTGGCGGTGCTGGCCGCGACGGTCGTTGTGTTGAGCGCGCGGGCGGTCGACGACGTGTTGGAGACCTTCGACATGTTGATGACGACGAAGCTTCTGTCCAAGGCCGAGCGGGAGTCTCGCGAGGAGAAGCTGCGTCGCTATCCGAGGGTGTCACGCAACGCAGGCAAGCTCGCGGCAGCGGTGAAGGTGCTGCTGGAGATGGTCGAGGTCAACCAGGACGTCGGGCTGGGCGTGGTGTTGGACATGATCGAGAAGACCGTCACCCGGGCCGAGTTGCGGCACGCGGTCCAGGCGGTCGACGAGCTGGTGCCCGCCGACGACGCGGAGCTGGATGGGCAGCGGTTGATCGAGTTGGCCGGCAAGTTCGCCACGGTCCGCCCGTTCCTGTCGATGCTGATGGACACGATCGAGTTCGGCGCGACCAGTGACGGCGCCGCCGTCCTGGCGGCAATGAAGACCCTCGCCGAGCTGCTGACATCCAGGTCGTCGGGCAAGATCCCGGCAAACCTGCTGGACGCCCGCAAGGTCGACCACGACTTGATCGTCGGCGCGTGGAAGCGCTTGATCTACACGCCGGGCCGACCGGAGGGCACCGTCGACCGGAACTCCTACACGATCTGCGTGTTGGAACAGTTCCACCGACACCTCAAGCACCGCAGCATCTTCGCGGTGCGTTCGTCGCGGTGGCGCGACCCGCGGGCGCACCTGCTGGCAGGCGAAGCCTGGGAGGCTGCGCGTGACGCCGGCATGAACGCGCTGGGCCTGCCCGCCGCGCCGACGCAGCTGCTGACCGATCACGCGACGGCGTTGGAGACCGCTTATCGGGAGTTGGCCGCACGGCTGGGCGAGGACACCCCAGCCAGCATCGACGCCGACGGCAAACTGCACGTCGCCGCGCTGGACGCCAAGGCCGAGCCCGCGTCGCTGGTCGACCTGCGCCGCCGGGTGGAGGCGATGATCCCGCGTGTGGACCTGCCGGAACTGGTCACGGAGGTGATGAGCTGGCATCCCGGTTTCACCGAGGCGTTCACCCACACCTCGGGCAACGAGGCCCGCGTCGCCGACCTCGGCTTGTCGGTGGCGGCCGTGCTCTGTTCCTATGCGATGAACGTCGGGTTCAAACCGGTGACAACGCCTGGTGTCGACGCCCTGACCAGGGATCGGCTGCTGCACGTCGACCAGTGCTACGTGCGGGCCGAGACCATCGAGGCGGCCAACGCCGTGCTGGTCGACGCCCAGGCCGACATCCCCCTGGCCCAAGCGTGGGGCGGCGGGCTGGTCGCCTCGGTGGACGGGATGCGGTTCGTGGTGCCCGTGCGCACCCATAACGCCCGCCCGAACCCGAAGTACTTCGGCCGGAAACTGGGCATCACCTGGTTGAACATGCTCAACGACCAGTCCGCCGGGCTGGCAGGCAAGGTGCTGCGCGGAACACCTCGCGATTCGCTGCACACCATCGACGTGATCGTGTCCCAGCACGGCGGGCGGATTCCGGAGGTCATCATCACCGACACCGGGTCGTATTCCGACATCGTGTTCGGACTGCTGCATCTGATCGGCCGCCAGTACCGGCCGCAGCTGGCGAACCTGCCCGATCAGCGGTTGTGGCGCATCGACGCCCGAGCCGACTACGGGCCGCTGGACAAGGCGGCGCGCGGGGTGATCGACACCGCCAAGATCGCCGCGCACTGGGAGGACATGTGCCGGATCGCGGTGTCGATCCACTCCGGTGAGGTGTCGGCGCACGAGGTCACCAGGATGATCTCCCGCGACGGGCAGCCGACCGCGTTGGGCCAGGCCATCGCCCATTTCGGGCGGATCTTCAAGACCCTGCACATCCTGCGCCTGGCCGACGACGAACCTTACCGGCGCGAGGGCAAGGCCCAGTCCAATCTCGTCGAGGGTCGTCACGACCTGGCGCGCACGATCTATCACGGCCGCAAGGGCGAGATGACCCGCGCCTACTACGAGGGCATGGAAGACCAGCTCTCGGCGCTGGGATTGGTGCTCAATTGCGTCGTCGTGTGGAACACCGTCTACGAGAACCGCGCCCTCGCCGCGCTGCGAGCCGGCGGATACCCGGTGCTCGACACCGATGTCGAGCGATTGTCGGCGTTCGTGCGCGCCCACATCGGCATCGACGGGCACTACAGCTTCCACCTGCCCGACCCCAGCGGAGTTCACCGACCGCTGCGCGACCCGGACGCCGACGACGACGAGTAG
- a CDS encoding Re/Si-specific NAD(P)(+) transhydrogenase subunit alpha: MIIGIPRESQAGETRVAATPQTVGQILKLGYSVVVESGAGAASSFSDAAYEQAGASIGSPWEAEVVLKVNAPTDEEIAKLRDGATLVSLISPALRPELVEKLSARPITVLAMDAVPRISRAQSLDVLSSMANIAGYRAVVEAAHAFGRFFTGQVTAAGKVPPAKVLVVGAGVAGLAAIGAAGSLGAIVKATDPRPEVADQVKSLGGEYVSVDPNAGEVSATGYAKEMGEDYKAREAALYAELAREVDIIITTALIPGRPAPRIITADMVASMKPGSVLVDMAAANGGNVEGTVKDEAVVTDNGVTIIGYTDLAGRLPATASQLYGTNLVNLLKLITPAKDGNLVLDFEDVVQRSVTVVRDGALTWPPPAVQVSAAPAAAKAEPVAAPKTKEPMSTGRRLGLALGGAAVLFALLALSPAALQMHLTVFALAIVIGYYVIGNVHHALHTPLMSVTNAISGIIVVGALLQVGETDAVIAALATVAILLASINIFGGFAVTRRMLAMFSRS, from the coding sequence ATGATCATCGGGATACCTCGCGAGTCTCAAGCAGGTGAGACCCGCGTCGCCGCCACGCCGCAGACCGTCGGCCAGATCCTCAAGCTGGGCTACTCCGTCGTCGTCGAATCCGGCGCCGGGGCCGCCTCCAGCTTTTCCGACGCCGCCTACGAGCAGGCCGGGGCGAGCATCGGCAGTCCGTGGGAGGCCGAGGTCGTCCTCAAGGTCAACGCGCCGACCGATGAGGAGATCGCCAAGCTGCGCGACGGTGCGACACTGGTCAGCCTGATCTCGCCGGCGCTGCGCCCGGAGCTGGTCGAGAAGCTGTCCGCCCGCCCGATCACCGTGCTGGCCATGGACGCGGTACCGCGCATCTCCCGCGCGCAATCGCTGGACGTGCTGTCCTCGATGGCCAACATCGCCGGCTACCGGGCGGTTGTCGAGGCCGCGCACGCCTTCGGCCGGTTCTTCACCGGGCAGGTGACCGCCGCGGGCAAGGTGCCCCCGGCCAAGGTCCTCGTCGTGGGCGCCGGGGTGGCGGGTCTGGCCGCCATCGGCGCGGCGGGCAGCCTGGGCGCCATCGTGAAGGCCACCGACCCGCGACCCGAGGTCGCCGACCAGGTCAAGTCCCTGGGCGGGGAGTACGTCTCGGTGGACCCGAACGCCGGCGAGGTGTCGGCGACCGGCTATGCCAAGGAGATGGGCGAGGACTACAAGGCCCGCGAGGCCGCGCTGTATGCCGAGTTGGCCCGCGAGGTGGACATCATCATCACCACCGCGCTGATCCCCGGCCGGCCCGCCCCGCGCATCATCACCGCCGACATGGTCGCCTCGATGAAGCCCGGCAGTGTGCTCGTGGACATGGCCGCGGCCAACGGGGGCAACGTCGAGGGCACCGTCAAGGACGAGGCCGTCGTCACCGACAACGGCGTCACGATCATCGGGTACACCGATCTGGCGGGCCGCCTGCCGGCCACCGCATCCCAGCTCTACGGCACCAACCTGGTCAACCTGCTCAAGCTGATCACCCCGGCCAAGGACGGGAATCTGGTCCTGGACTTCGAGGACGTCGTGCAGCGTTCGGTGACGGTGGTCCGCGACGGCGCGCTCACCTGGCCCCCGCCGGCGGTGCAGGTCTCCGCCGCGCCCGCCGCCGCCAAGGCCGAACCGGTCGCGGCGCCCAAGACCAAGGAGCCGATGTCGACCGGGCGTCGGCTGGGCCTGGCCCTGGGCGGCGCCGCGGTGCTGTTCGCCCTGCTGGCGCTGTCCCCGGCCGCACTGCAGATGCACCTCACGGTCTTCGCCCTGGCGATCGTGATCGGCTACTACGTGATCGGCAACGTGCACCACGCGCTGCACACGCCGCTGATGTCGGTGACCAACGCGATCTCGGGCATCATCGTCGTCGGCGCACTGCTGCAGGTCGGGGAAACCGATGCGGTCATCGCCGCCCTGGCCACCGTCGCGATCCTGCTCGCCAGTATCAACATCTTCGGCGGCTTCGCGGTCACCCGCCGCATGCTCGCGATGTTCTCCCGCAGCTAG
- the pntB gene encoding Re/Si-specific NAD(P)(+) transhydrogenase subunit beta — MLTLETAATAAYVVAALLFVLSLAGLSRHETSRAGISFGIVGMAIALVATIALAINHQIEPLGLGLLFGAMAIGAAIGLWRARVVEMTGMPELIALLHSFVGLAAVLVGWNGYLHIEAHPDGPDAIAMSEQGMLGIHSAEVFIGVFIGAVTFTGSIVANLKLSARMKSAPLMLPGKNILNLGSLVAFAALTVWFVIDPSLWLLVAVTVLALLLGWHLVASIGGGDMPVVVSMLNSYSGWAAAAAGFLLGNNLLIVTGALVGSSGAYLSYIMCKAMNRSFISVIAGGFGIEAGPADDKDYGEHREITAESAAELLSSASSVIITPGYGMAVAQAQYGVADLTRKLRERGVDVRFGIHPVAGRLPGHMNVLLAEAKVPYDIVLEMDEINDDFDATSVVLVIGANDTVNPAASEDPSSPIAGMPVLTVWNAQNVIVFKRSMASGYAGVQNPLFFRENTQMLFGDAKDRVDAINAAL, encoded by the coding sequence ATGTTGACCCTGGAAACCGCTGCGACCGCGGCCTATGTCGTGGCAGCTCTGCTCTTCGTGCTCTCCCTGGCCGGACTGTCCCGTCATGAGACGTCCCGCGCCGGTATCAGCTTCGGCATCGTCGGCATGGCCATCGCGTTGGTCGCGACCATCGCGCTGGCCATCAACCACCAGATCGAGCCGCTCGGACTGGGACTGCTGTTCGGCGCCATGGCCATCGGCGCCGCCATCGGCCTGTGGCGAGCCCGCGTCGTCGAGATGACGGGCATGCCCGAGCTGATCGCGCTGCTGCATTCCTTTGTCGGCCTGGCTGCGGTGCTGGTCGGCTGGAACGGCTACCTGCACATCGAGGCGCACCCCGACGGCCCGGACGCCATCGCGATGTCCGAACAGGGCATGCTCGGCATCCACTCCGCCGAGGTGTTCATCGGCGTCTTCATCGGTGCGGTCACCTTCACCGGCTCCATCGTGGCCAACCTCAAGCTGTCGGCCCGGATGAAGTCCGCACCGCTGATGCTGCCCGGCAAGAACATTCTCAACCTCGGGTCGCTGGTGGCCTTCGCCGCACTCACCGTCTGGTTCGTCATCGACCCCAGCCTGTGGCTGTTGGTCGCGGTCACCGTGCTGGCCCTGCTACTCGGCTGGCATCTGGTCGCCTCGATCGGCGGTGGCGATATGCCGGTCGTGGTGTCGATGCTCAACAGCTACTCGGGCTGGGCAGCCGCCGCGGCGGGCTTCCTGCTCGGCAACAACCTGTTGATCGTCACCGGCGCGCTGGTCGGCTCCTCGGGTGCCTACCTGTCCTACATCATGTGCAAGGCGATGAACCGGTCCTTCATCTCGGTCATCGCCGGCGGCTTCGGCATCGAAGCAGGCCCCGCCGACGACAAGGACTACGGCGAGCACCGCGAGATCACCGCCGAGTCCGCCGCCGAACTGCTGTCCTCGGCCTCCTCGGTGATCATCACGCCGGGGTACGGGATGGCCGTCGCCCAAGCCCAGTACGGCGTGGCCGACCTGACCCGCAAGCTGCGCGAGCGCGGCGTCGACGTGCGCTTCGGCATCCATCCCGTCGCCGGTCGCCTCCCCGGCCACATGAACGTCCTGCTGGCCGAGGCCAAGGTGCCCTACGACATCGTCCTGGAGATGGACGAGATCAACGACGACTTCGACGCCACCTCCGTGGTGCTCGTCATCGGCGCCAACGACACCGTCAACCCGGCCGCCTCCGAGGACCCGTCCTCGCCCATCGCCGGCATGCCGGTGCTCACGGTGTGGAACGCCCAGAACGTCATCGTCTTCAAACGCTCCATGGCCTCCGGTTACGCCGGCGTGCAGAACCCGCTGTTCTTCCGGGAGAACACCCAGATGCTCTTCGGCGACGCCAAGGACCGCGTGGACGCGATCAACGCCGCGCTGTAG
- a CDS encoding ABC transporter permease encodes MSVFVDLVPDEPKVDPSRSAAPAQRWKGLLTKAGLPLLSVLVFFAVWQTVATLGIWNETFVPYPSTVWRAFVDVSTTHDGTRGYAGYLLHEHLYMTLRRVFAGVLIGVVLGVLLGLLMGSIGWLRSVLEPWLTFLRALPPLAYFFLLVIWLGIDEAPKITLLALAALPPAAVATTAAVVAAPVGLQEAARALGATRIQVIRDVVVPSALPETFTGIRLAVGMAYSSVVAAELFNGIPGIGGLVKDASNYNNTPVVLVGIFAIGVSGLIIDGLLRTAERRYLPWIGKV; translated from the coding sequence GTGTCTGTCTTCGTTGATCTCGTGCCCGACGAGCCGAAAGTCGATCCCTCGCGCTCGGCCGCACCCGCCCAGCGTTGGAAGGGCCTTCTCACCAAGGCAGGTCTGCCGCTGCTCTCGGTTCTGGTGTTCTTCGCCGTCTGGCAGACCGTCGCGACCCTGGGCATCTGGAACGAGACCTTCGTGCCGTACCCGAGCACGGTGTGGCGGGCGTTCGTCGACGTCTCCACCACCCATGACGGCACCCGCGGGTACGCCGGCTACCTGCTCCACGAGCACCTCTACATGACGCTGCGCCGAGTCTTCGCCGGCGTGCTGATCGGTGTGGTGCTCGGTGTGCTGCTCGGCCTGTTGATGGGGTCGATCGGGTGGCTGCGCAGTGTGCTGGAGCCATGGCTGACCTTCCTGCGGGCGCTGCCGCCGCTGGCCTACTTCTTCCTGTTGGTCATCTGGCTGGGCATCGACGAGGCGCCGAAGATCACCCTGCTGGCCCTGGCCGCGCTGCCGCCCGCCGCGGTGGCCACCACCGCGGCGGTCGTCGCCGCGCCCGTCGGACTGCAGGAGGCGGCCCGCGCGTTGGGCGCCACCCGGATCCAGGTCATCCGTGATGTCGTGGTGCCCTCCGCGCTGCCGGAGACCTTCACCGGCATCCGGCTCGCGGTCGGCATGGCCTACTCGTCGGTGGTTGCCGCCGAACTGTTCAACGGCATCCCCGGCATCGGCGGATTGGTCAAGGACGCAAGCAATTACAACAACACCCCCGTCGTGCTGGTCGGCATCTTCGCCATCGGTGTCTCGGGACTGATCATCGACGGTCTGCTTCGCACCGCCGAACGGCGCTATCTCCCCTGGATCGGAAAGGTATGA
- a CDS encoding magnesium transporter CorA family protein, producing MTKVTGRLWRDGEPRDDEFTFDTISDCLASRDQLVWADIYDPDHDALLALAHELQLNMWAVEDAIAPKERTKAAVYQTHTFFTVYALDVRDTAGDSDSMLVKHRISAFVLPHGLITVRLPSNGGEHPAFDIGEVSRRFDELGGQSHGVGALVHGLLDVVVDGHFDAVQALDDAIESLEDELFSDTAPSHGLQRRTFRVRKDLVDLRRVVLPVREVVSTIQHRRLDARTSPELDPLYADLYDHVLRASEWTESLRDMVTTVFETNLSLQDARLNTVMKKLTGWAAIIAVPTAITGFYGQNVLYPGLESVGGFITSSALIVVLIVVLYVMFKRRDWL from the coding sequence GTGACGAAAGTGACGGGCCGGCTGTGGCGGGACGGCGAACCGCGCGACGACGAGTTCACCTTCGATACGATCTCGGACTGCCTGGCCTCCCGGGATCAGCTGGTGTGGGCCGATATCTACGACCCGGACCACGACGCGTTACTGGCACTGGCCCACGAACTACAGCTCAACATGTGGGCCGTCGAGGATGCGATCGCTCCCAAGGAACGCACCAAAGCCGCGGTGTACCAGACACATACCTTCTTCACCGTGTACGCCCTCGACGTTCGGGACACCGCCGGCGACAGCGACTCCATGCTGGTGAAGCACCGCATCTCGGCCTTCGTCCTGCCCCACGGTCTCATCACCGTCCGGTTACCGAGCAACGGCGGCGAGCACCCGGCCTTCGACATCGGCGAGGTGTCCCGTCGCTTCGACGAACTCGGCGGGCAATCCCACGGCGTCGGTGCCCTGGTGCACGGCTTGCTCGATGTGGTGGTGGATGGGCATTTCGACGCCGTCCAGGCCCTCGACGATGCGATCGAATCGTTGGAAGACGAGCTGTTCTCCGACACCGCCCCCTCACATGGGCTGCAGCGGCGCACCTTTCGGGTCCGCAAGGATCTGGTGGACCTGCGGCGGGTGGTGCTGCCGGTGCGCGAGGTGGTCAGCACCATCCAGCACCGCCGGCTCGACGCCAGGACCTCCCCCGAACTCGACCCGCTCTACGCCGACCTGTACGACCATGTGCTGCGCGCCTCGGAATGGACCGAATCGCTGCGCGACATGGTCACCACGGTGTTCGAGACGAACCTGTCACTGCAAGATGCCCGGCTCAACACCGTGATGAAGAAACTGACCGGGTGGGCCGCCATCATCGCGGTACCCACCGCGATCACCGGGTTCTACGGTCAGAACGTCCTGTATCCGGGGCTGGAGAGCGTCGGCGGGTTCATCACCAGCTCGGCGTTGATCGTGGTGCTCATCGTGGTCCTGTATGTGATGTTCAAACGCCGCGACTGGCTCTGA
- a CDS encoding DUF3159 domain-containing protein, which translates to MRDAPLDGLLERAGGIRGLIYSALPVSTYAVTAAALGRIPAVIAALTVAGLVLAWQLAQRESLRPALWGFTGVAVCAGLALVTGQAKDFYLPGIWIALLMAVLFTGSILIRRPLVGVVWAWMTGRDASWRRIRKVRLAFDIVTAVMAAVSWSRFLVQNYLYDSDQAEMLAVARLAMGWPLFLVTTTAMVLAVRYAVRSLPRPAAG; encoded by the coding sequence GTGAGGGACGCGCCGCTGGACGGACTGCTGGAACGCGCGGGCGGTATCCGCGGTCTGATCTACTCCGCCCTGCCGGTCAGCACCTACGCGGTGACGGCCGCGGCGCTCGGACGCATCCCCGCGGTCATCGCGGCGCTGACGGTCGCCGGGCTGGTGCTGGCCTGGCAGCTGGCGCAGCGGGAATCGCTGCGGCCGGCGTTGTGGGGTTTCACCGGCGTCGCGGTGTGCGCCGGGCTGGCGCTGGTCACCGGGCAGGCCAAGGACTTCTATCTGCCCGGCATATGGATCGCGCTGCTGATGGCCGTCCTGTTCACCGGTTCCATCCTGATCCGGCGCCCACTCGTCGGGGTCGTGTGGGCGTGGATGACCGGCCGGGATGCGTCGTGGCGGCGAATCCGCAAGGTGCGGCTGGCTTTCGACATCGTCACCGCGGTGATGGCGGCGGTGTCCTGGTCCCGCTTCCTGGTGCAGAACTACCTCTATGACAGTGACCAGGCCGAAATGTTGGCCGTCGCCCGGTTGGCCATGGGCTGGCCGCTGTTCCTGGTCACCACCACCGCCATGGTGCTCGCGGTGCGCTACGCCGTGCGCTCGCTGCCGCGACCAGCCGCGGGATAA
- a CDS encoding CoA transferase, which yields MSQSSSLQGVQVVSLAINLPGPLAAARLRALGATVTKIEPPAGDPLRAVAPTWYDELTVGQRVVTLDLKDPADRAVAARELSRADLMLTAMRPSALVKLGLDELTAANPHLSHIEIVGHDGIAAEQPGHDLTYQALHGTLQPPTMPTVPVADLLGAERAVSAALLALRVAAESGVGHRERVVLEQAAADAGAAVRHGLMGAGAPLGGAHPGYRIYSSSDGHVALAALEPHFWERARAGLGVEGTQEELEQTFLSKPTREWEEVAKRLDIPLIGIRDSAPRNSAQGALS from the coding sequence ATGTCGCAGTCGAGTTCGCTGCAGGGCGTGCAGGTGGTGTCGCTCGCGATCAATCTGCCGGGCCCGCTCGCCGCCGCGCGGCTACGGGCGCTGGGCGCCACCGTCACCAAGATCGAACCGCCGGCCGGCGACCCGCTGCGGGCCGTGGCGCCGACGTGGTACGACGAGCTCACTGTGGGCCAGCGGGTCGTGACCCTCGACCTCAAGGACCCCGCTGATCGGGCGGTGGCGGCGCGCGAGCTGTCGCGTGCCGACCTGATGCTCACCGCCATGCGCCCCTCGGCGCTGGTCAAGCTCGGCCTGGACGAGTTGACCGCGGCGAATCCGCACCTGTCGCATATCGAGATCGTCGGGCACGACGGGATCGCGGCGGAGCAGCCCGGCCATGACCTGACGTACCAGGCCCTGCACGGCACTCTCCAGCCGCCGACGATGCCGACCGTCCCGGTGGCCGACCTGCTCGGCGCCGAGCGCGCCGTGTCCGCGGCCCTGCTCGCCCTGCGCGTGGCCGCGGAGTCCGGCGTGGGACACCGCGAGCGGGTCGTCCTCGAACAGGCGGCCGCCGACGCCGGCGCCGCAGTTCGGCACGGTCTGATGGGAGCGGGCGCGCCGCTCGGCGGGGCGCATCCCGGTTACCGGATCTACTCCAGCTCCGACGGCCACGTCGCGCTGGCCGCGCTCGAGCCGCACTTCTGGGAGCGCGCCCGCGCCGGTCTCGGTGTCGAGGGCACCCAGGAGGAGCTCGAGCAGACGTTTCTTTCCAAGCCGACGCGCGAATGGGAGGAGGTCGCGAAGCGCCTCGACATTCCCCTGATCGGAATCCGCGATTCGGCACCCCGTAATTCAGCACAAGGAGCTTTGTCATGA
- a CDS encoding TetR/AcrR family transcriptional regulator, whose amino-acid sequence MTDPRASDEDLTAKARIRNAALDLYAERGEDRVSMRAVAAAAGVAVGLVQHHFKTKDGLRVAVEQLVVDYYALAIASVPDEGAPAQVAAARDEAVRHMLATHPTVVNYIRRAVLDPQGKSELLERLTDLSRREISKLRYSGKTSTRRSESSQVIGLMVRQLGQLLMQPMIDDMCDFLDRTGVPHSDKLTLSVTVI is encoded by the coding sequence GTGACCGACCCCCGCGCCAGTGACGAGGACCTCACCGCGAAGGCCCGCATTCGCAACGCCGCGCTCGACCTCTACGCCGAGCGCGGCGAGGATCGCGTCTCGATGCGCGCCGTCGCCGCCGCCGCCGGGGTCGCCGTGGGATTGGTGCAGCACCACTTCAAGACCAAGGACGGGCTACGCGTCGCCGTCGAGCAACTGGTCGTCGACTATTACGCTCTGGCGATCGCCTCTGTGCCGGACGAGGGCGCCCCAGCGCAGGTCGCCGCCGCTCGAGACGAGGCGGTGCGGCACATGCTCGCGACGCATCCGACGGTGGTGAACTACATCCGGCGCGCTGTGCTCGATCCGCAGGGAAAGAGCGAGTTACTCGAGCGGCTGACCGACCTGAGTCGCAGAGAGATCTCCAAACTCCGCTATTCGGGCAAGACCTCGACACGGCGATCCGAGTCCTCACAGGTCATCGGGCTGATGGTTCGTCAGCTGGGGCAGCTGCTCATGCAGCCGATGATCGATGACATGTGTGACTTCCTCGACCGGACGGGCGTGCCGCACAGCGACAAACTGACGCTCTCCGTGACCGTAATCTAG